One segment of Haloplanus natans DSM 17983 DNA contains the following:
- a CDS encoding DUF7310 family coiled-coil domain-containing protein: protein MADRLEERVAALERTITDGHATDGLPDAARMESRLDDLETTVADLDDRLTELDAAVQALRGFVGGVKAVDEAVERRADAAVARVDRLEADLEAVRAELRDGAGDAADATAVGDDREDGSHTAPHRGGRGNGRPDSTRYENGHAGPDQYGTDHERDRDGSPTADRRSSWSAADGSGSVNGEKGVQQSAVAARTDAALAEAAAMADEPESTETDDGHTFAERLRRLL, encoded by the coding sequence ATGGCCGACCGACTGGAAGAACGCGTCGCTGCCCTCGAACGAACGATCACCGACGGTCACGCGACCGACGGCCTCCCCGACGCAGCACGGATGGAGTCGCGCCTCGACGACCTCGAAACGACCGTGGCGGACCTCGACGACCGGCTGACCGAACTGGACGCGGCCGTGCAGGCGCTTCGCGGCTTCGTCGGTGGCGTCAAGGCGGTCGACGAGGCGGTCGAGCGGCGGGCGGACGCCGCCGTCGCGCGAGTCGACCGCCTCGAAGCCGACCTAGAGGCGGTTCGAGCGGAGCTACGCGACGGCGCCGGGGACGCGGCCGACGCGACTGCCGTCGGAGACGACCGCGAGGACGGGAGCCACACGGCGCCCCACCGCGGCGGACGCGGAAACGGGCGCCCCGACTCCACCCGATACGAGAACGGCCACGCCGGCCCCGACCAGTACGGGACGGATCACGAGCGTGACCGCGATGGCTCGCCGACCGCCGACCGCCGTTCCTCGTGGTCGGCAGCCGACGGCTCGGGGTCGGTGAACGGCGAGAAGGGAGTCCAGCAGTCCGCCGTGGCCGCCCGCACCGACGCCGCCCTCGCGGAGGCGGCCGCGATGGCCGACGAGCCCGAGAGTACAGAGACGGACGACGGCCACACCTTCGCCGAGCGCCTCCGACGGCTCCTGTGA
- a CDS encoding tubulin/FtsZ family protein, with the protein MKSVLIGVGQAGGKVTAALSDFDARNGFGAVVGSLAVNSARSDLQSLPFDTVLIGGAEVNGHGVGGDNELGTRVMQNDLQEVMGAIDGRTTAEAEAIFVVAGLGGGTGSGGAPLLVRELSEIYDIPVYGLGVLPGRDEGSLYQVNAGRSLKTLLREADATLLVDNDAWRSSGESLESGYEAINERIAQRVGLLLAAGEATQGVGESVVDSSEVINTLRGGGVATLGFASADASSDAAANVNVVTSTTRRAVRSGMSLPETTSAERGLLVVAGRPDAISRKGVERARSWLETEIETMEVRGGDFPTRDDRLAALVLLGGVAHSDRLEGFLERARQAAREEKEREDAADDAAGLTDDRIDGLL; encoded by the coding sequence ATGAAATCCGTCCTGATTGGCGTCGGGCAGGCCGGCGGGAAGGTAACCGCCGCGCTGTCCGACTTCGACGCGCGCAACGGCTTCGGTGCCGTCGTCGGGTCGCTCGCGGTCAACAGCGCCCGCTCCGACCTCCAGTCGCTCCCCTTCGACACCGTCCTCATCGGCGGCGCCGAGGTGAACGGCCACGGCGTCGGTGGCGACAACGAACTCGGCACGCGAGTGATGCAAAACGACCTGCAGGAGGTGATGGGCGCCATCGACGGCCGGACGACGGCCGAAGCGGAGGCGATATTCGTCGTCGCGGGTCTCGGCGGCGGGACGGGCAGCGGCGGCGCGCCCCTTCTCGTCCGCGAACTCTCCGAAATTTACGACATCCCCGTCTACGGGCTCGGCGTCCTCCCCGGCCGCGACGAGGGATCGCTCTATCAGGTGAACGCCGGCCGGTCGCTGAAGACCCTGCTCCGCGAAGCCGACGCGACGCTGCTTGTCGACAACGACGCCTGGCGCTCCTCGGGCGAGAGCCTCGAATCCGGCTACGAGGCCATCAACGAGCGCATCGCCCAGCGGGTCGGCCTCCTCCTCGCTGCCGGCGAAGCCACGCAGGGCGTCGGCGAATCCGTCGTCGACAGCTCCGAAGTCATCAACACCCTCCGCGGGGGTGGCGTGGCGACCCTCGGATTCGCCTCGGCCGACGCCTCCTCCGACGCGGCCGCGAACGTCAACGTCGTCACGAGCACGACCCGTCGGGCGGTGCGGTCGGGGATGAGCCTCCCCGAGACGACGAGCGCGGAACGGGGACTGCTGGTCGTCGCCGGTCGACCCGACGCTATCTCGCGAAAGGGTGTCGAGCGCGCCCGCTCGTGGCTGGAGACGGAAATAGAGACGATGGAGGTTCGCGGCGGCGACTTCCCGACGCGGGACGACCGCCTCGCCGCCCTCGTTCTCCTCGGCGGCGTGGCTCACTCCGACCGTCTGGAGGGCTTTCTCGAGCGGGCACGACAGGCCGCTCGCGAGGAGAAAGAACGCGAAGACGCGGCCGACGACGCGGCGGGACTCACGGACGACCGGATCGACGGACTGCTGTAA
- a CDS encoding alkaline phosphatase family protein, with protein sequence MGLFDRLRGADHPRVAFVGIDGVPFSLLEEHPEEFPNFATLAEEGGAGAIDSIVPPESSACWPALTTGVNPGETGVYGFQDREVGSYDTYVPMGQDVQAPRIWDRLDEAGREATVMNVPVTFPPQRNVQRMVSGFLSPGVDKAAHPDELRDYLQSIDYAIDVNAKLGHKEDKGDFVEDAHETLDTRFEAFSHYLQKDDWDLFFGVFMTTDRVNHFLFKDYERDGPNKEAFMDFYRSVDDYVGRIREMLPDDVTLVVASDHGFTSLDYEVHCNAWLEEEGWLSFEDDDHDDLTDIAEESRAYSLIPGRFYINLEGREPRGSVSEDEYATVRDELKAALEALEGPDGKKVCARVVEKEDAFRGAHDDIAPDLVAIPNHGFDLKSGFKGHDEVFDVGPRNGMHSFDNATLFVDDPGVSITDADLFDIAPTILDLMDVDYGRTDFDGGSLITSK encoded by the coding sequence ATGGGTCTGTTCGATCGACTGCGTGGTGCGGACCACCCTCGCGTCGCGTTCGTCGGCATCGACGGGGTGCCGTTTAGCCTTCTCGAAGAGCATCCCGAGGAGTTTCCCAACTTCGCGACACTCGCCGAGGAGGGAGGTGCGGGCGCCATCGACAGCATCGTCCCGCCGGAGTCGAGTGCCTGCTGGCCGGCGCTCACGACCGGAGTCAATCCCGGTGAGACGGGGGTGTACGGGTTCCAGGACCGCGAAGTCGGATCGTACGACACGTACGTACCGATGGGTCAGGACGTGCAGGCGCCGCGCATCTGGGACCGCCTCGACGAGGCGGGTCGAGAGGCGACGGTGATGAACGTCCCCGTCACGTTCCCGCCCCAGCGGAACGTCCAGCGGATGGTGTCCGGCTTCCTCTCACCCGGCGTCGACAAGGCCGCCCACCCCGACGAACTCCGCGACTATCTGCAGTCGATCGACTACGCCATCGACGTAAACGCCAAGCTGGGTCACAAGGAGGACAAAGGCGACTTCGTCGAGGACGCCCACGAGACCCTCGACACCCGGTTCGAGGCCTTCTCTCACTACCTCCAGAAGGACGACTGGGACCTATTTTTCGGCGTCTTCATGACGACCGACCGTGTCAACCACTTCCTGTTCAAGGATTACGAACGCGACGGCCCGAACAAGGAGGCGTTCATGGATTTCTACCGCTCCGTCGACGACTACGTCGGACGGATTCGGGAGATGCTTCCGGACGACGTGACCCTCGTCGTCGCCAGCGACCACGGCTTCACCTCGCTCGACTACGAGGTCCACTGCAACGCGTGGCTCGAAGAAGAGGGCTGGCTCTCCTTCGAGGACGACGATCACGACGACCTGACCGACATCGCCGAGGAGTCCCGCGCCTACTCGCTCATCCCCGGCCGATTCTACATCAACCTGGAGGGCCGCGAGCCGCGTGGGTCGGTGTCCGAAGACGAGTACGCCACGGTGCGGGACGAACTGAAGGCGGCGCTCGAAGCCCTCGAAGGACCGGACGGAAAGAAGGTGTGTGCGCGCGTCGTCGAGAAGGAGGACGCGTTCCGGGGCGCCCACGACGACATCGCGCCGGATCTGGTCGCCATCCCGAACCACGGCTTCGACCTCAAATCCGGATTCAAGGGCCACGACGAGGTGTTCGACGTGGGGCCGCGCAACGGGATGCACAGCTTCGACAACGCGACGCTGTTCGTCGACGATCCCGGCGTCTCCATCACCGATGCGGACCTGTTCGACATCGCACCCACCATCCTCGACCTGATGGATGTCGACTACGGCCGCACCGACTTCGATGGCGGCAGTCTGATCACGTCGAAGTAA
- a CDS encoding DUF7123 family protein, whose protein sequence is MSTTTAGTDLNEKQRRILGYLREHAATKTYFKSRLIAGELGMTAKEVGANMTAIRTGDFDVDVEKWGYSSGTTWKVDLQGS, encoded by the coding sequence ATGAGCACGACCACCGCGGGCACCGACCTCAACGAGAAACAGCGCCGAATCCTCGGCTATCTCCGCGAACACGCGGCGACGAAGACGTACTTCAAATCGCGACTCATCGCGGGGGAACTCGGGATGACGGCGAAAGAGGTCGGCGCAAATATGACCGCGATCCGAACCGGCGACTTCGACGTGGATGTCGAGAAGTGGGGCTACTCGTCGGGGACGACCTGGAAAGTCGATCTTCAGGGGTCGTAA
- a CDS encoding winged helix-turn-helix transcriptional regulator: MPSGDRGVDAEKRATLRRFAALGAAAPLAGLSAGEARAATDGNDARDAILGYVSTTPGAHFSKLRDDLKLGTGETQHHLRHLLDEGALVSRRDGDYRRFFLADRFSTFEQVALGYLRRETPRGMVLTLLRRPDATGSEIASALDVSRATVSTYVSQLDDAGLLDRTDGYVVSRPETVITLLVRYADSFDAETRAFAADADSLVRYDP; encoded by the coding sequence ATGCCGAGTGGGGACCGGGGGGTCGACGCCGAGAAGCGGGCGACGTTACGACGATTCGCCGCACTGGGAGCCGCGGCGCCGCTGGCCGGCCTGAGCGCGGGCGAAGCACGGGCGGCGACGGACGGGAACGACGCCCGCGACGCCATCCTCGGCTACGTGAGCACGACCCCCGGCGCCCACTTCTCGAAGCTCCGCGACGATCTGAAACTCGGGACCGGCGAAACCCAACACCACCTCCGCCACCTGCTGGACGAAGGGGCGCTTGTCTCGCGGCGCGACGGCGACTACCGCCGCTTTTTCCTCGCCGACCGCTTCTCGACGTTCGAACAGGTGGCACTGGGCTACCTGCGGCGCGAGACGCCGCGCGGAATGGTGTTGACGCTCCTGCGACGCCCGGACGCGACCGGAAGCGAGATAGCGAGCGCGCTGGACGTGTCGCGGGCGACGGTGAGCACGTACGTCTCGCAACTCGACGACGCCGGCCTCCTGGATCGGACGGACGGGTACGTCGTCTCGCGGCCGGAGACGGTCATCACGCTGCTCGTCCGCTACGCCGACTCCTTCGACGCCGAGACGCGTGCGTTCGCGGCCGACGCCGACTCGCTCGTGCGTTACGACCCCTGA
- a CDS encoding SPFH domain-containing protein, with protein MAPVVLQILPSIGPLFVGLLVLLLAIVTVYQMVEIVDAYEKKALTVFGEYRRLLEPGITFIPPFVSRTYAFDMRTQTLDVPRQEAITRDNSPVTADAVVYIKVMDARKAFLEVDNYKMAVSNLAQTTLRAVLGDMELDDTLNKRQEINARIRKELDEPTDEWGVRVESVEVREVNPSKDVQQAMEQQTSAERRRRAMILEAQGERRSAVETAQGEKQSNIIRAQGEKQSQILEAQGDAISTVLRAKSAESMGERAVIDKGMETLERIGQGESTTFVLPQELTSLIGRYGKQLTGSDVQDSQALDSLEFDAETRELIGLDDIEEILGQIDEAAEMDIEELEQEAEAIKSGAGTDIKSADEVVQDTDEGATFTDEEPEAETE; from the coding sequence ATGGCCCCCGTTGTACTGCAGATACTCCCGAGCATCGGCCCGCTGTTCGTCGGACTGCTCGTCTTGCTTCTCGCCATCGTCACCGTCTACCAGATGGTCGAAATCGTCGACGCATACGAGAAGAAGGCCCTCACCGTCTTCGGCGAGTACCGTCGGCTGCTCGAACCGGGCATCACGTTCATCCCACCGTTCGTCTCCCGAACGTACGCCTTCGACATGCGGACACAGACGCTGGACGTACCGCGCCAGGAGGCGATCACCCGCGACAACTCGCCGGTGACGGCCGACGCCGTCGTCTACATCAAGGTGATGGACGCCCGAAAGGCGTTTCTCGAGGTGGACAACTACAAGATGGCCGTGTCGAATCTCGCACAGACGACCCTGCGGGCCGTCCTCGGCGACATGGAACTCGACGACACGCTGAACAAGCGCCAGGAGATCAACGCCCGCATCCGGAAGGAACTCGACGAACCGACCGACGAGTGGGGTGTCCGCGTCGAATCGGTCGAAGTCCGGGAAGTGAACCCCTCGAAGGACGTCCAGCAAGCGATGGAGCAACAGACCTCCGCCGAGCGTCGCCGTCGGGCGATGATCCTCGAAGCCCAGGGTGAGCGACGGAGCGCCGTCGAGACGGCCCAGGGCGAAAAGCAGTCGAACATCATCCGCGCACAGGGTGAAAAGCAGAGTCAGATTCTAGAGGCACAGGGTGACGCGATCTCCACGGTGTTGCGCGCGAAATCCGCCGAGTCGATGGGCGAACGCGCCGTCATCGACAAGGGGATGGAGACGCTCGAACGCATCGGCCAGGGCGAGTCGACGACGTTCGTCCTCCCGCAGGAACTCACGTCCCTGATCGGCCGGTACGGCAAGCAGTTGACCGGCAGCGACGTGCAGGACTCGCAGGCGCTCGACTCCCTGGAGTTCGACGCCGAGACCCGCGAACTGATCGGTCTCGACGACATCGAGGAGATCCTCGGACAGATCGACGAAGCGGCCGAGATGGACATCGAGGAACTCGAACAGGAGGCCGAAGCGATCAAGTCGGGTGCCGGGACGGACATCAAAAGTGCGGACGAGGTCGTACAGGACACCGACGAGGGAGCGACGTTCACGGACGAGGAACCGGAAGCCGAGACGGAGTAG